In Bacillus cereus ATCC 14579, a single window of DNA contains:
- a CDS encoding GNAT family N-acetyltransferase, which produces MGIHIRRAIKDDIQGIAKVHVDSWKATYKGIFADEILDNIAYEKREKQWEDIFQKEGNHQFRFVAENLNGEIVGFIDGGVERTGTYNCDGELYAIYLLQEYQGMKIGQKLFQALLSDCINNDMQSLLVWVVTNNPSKKFYEKFNPEKIDTKFLERLQVEETAYCWRDINNIIM; this is translated from the coding sequence ATGGGAATACATATTAGAAGAGCAATAAAGGATGATATACAAGGTATAGCAAAGGTGCATGTCGATAGTTGGAAAGCAACGTATAAAGGGATATTTGCTGACGAAATTCTAGATAATATAGCATATGAGAAACGAGAAAAACAATGGGAAGATATTTTTCAAAAAGAGGGTAATCATCAATTTAGATTTGTAGCAGAGAATTTAAATGGAGAAATAGTTGGATTCATCGATGGGGGAGTAGAAAGAACTGGTACATATAATTGTGATGGAGAATTATATGCAATCTACCTTTTACAAGAGTATCAAGGAATGAAAATAGGACAAAAGTTATTTCAAGCTTTATTATCGGATTGTATAAATAATGATATGCAATCACTTTTAGTTTGGGTTGTTACGAATAATCCTTCTAAAAAGTTTTATGAAAAATTTAACCCAGAAAAAATTGATACAAAATTTTTAGAGCGATTACAGGTAGAAGAGACAGCATATTGCTGGAGAGATATAAATAATATTATTATGTAA